One segment of Urocitellus parryii isolate mUroPar1 chromosome 5, mUroPar1.hap1, whole genome shotgun sequence DNA contains the following:
- the Aicda gene encoding single-stranded DNA cytosine deaminase — protein sequence MDSLLMNRKKFLYHFKNVRWAKGRHETYLCYVVKRRDSATSFSLDFGHLRNKSGCHVELLFLRYISDWDLDPGRCYRVTWFTSWSPCYDCARHVADFLRGNPNLSLRIFTARLYFCEDKKAEPEGLRRLHRAGVQIGIMTFKDYFYCWNTFVENRERTFKAWEGLHENSVRLSRQLRRILLPLYEVDDLRDAFRTLGL from the exons ATGGACAG CCTTCTGATGAATCGGAAGAAGTTTCTTTACCATTTCAAAAATGTTCGCTGGGCTAAGGGTCGGCATGAGACCTACCTGTGTTATGTGGTGAAGCGTCGGGATAGTGCCACCTCCTTTTCACTGGACTTCGGCCACCTTCGCAACAAG TCAGGGTGCCACGTGGAATTGCTCTTCCTCCGCTACATCTCGGACTGGGACTTGGACCCTGGCCGGTGCTACCGAGTCACTTGGTTCACCTCCTGGAGCCCCTGTTACGACTGTGCCCGGCACGTGGCAGACTTTCTGAGAGGGAACCCCAACCTCAGTCTGAGAATCTTCACCGCGCGCCTCTACTTCTGCGAGGACAAGAAGGCAGAGCCTGAGGGGCTGCGGAGGCTGCACCGAGCTGGGGTCCAAATCGGCATCATGACCTTCAAAG attatttttactGCTGGAATACTTTTGTAGAAAATCGTGAAAGAACTTTCAAGGCCTGGGAAGGGCTGCATGAGAATTCAGTTCGGCTATCCAGACAACTTCGTCGCATCCTTTTG CCCCTATATGAGGTGGATGACTTACGAGACGCCTTTCGAACTTTGGGACTTTGA